TCGGGCCGGAGTTGGGTGGGAATTTTCTCCGCGCCCCGACTGCAAAAAAGCCGTTTCCGGGTGGGAACGGCTTTTTTTGTTGGGTAATAATAAAAATGCCTATACAAAATGTACAAGCATTTTTATTTGATAACAATACTGCTTAGTTAAAACGTAGGTCAGTGTCTTAGCTTATACCCAATTCGCGAGTTAGCTTTACGTTCAAATCGTTGTCAATAATACCTGAAAAACGACGAATAGCTCGTCTATTCTTAGCAGTCTCTGTGAGTAAATTTAGGGCATCAATAGTTTCAGGTCCCATAACATCTGTATTTTCTAACATAACAGCTGTGCCCGACATACATACCATTAGCATTCCTTTTTGGCCACCAACTTCTGCATAATCTATGTCCGTTCCTAAAATAGCATTGCCGCCCAACTCTATACATTTGAGACGGAGTTGAGTCTGACAGATACTCTCGCCACCAGCAATTTTTTGATTGTATGCTTTAGACTGTGCTCCAAAGAAATCTGTCCAAC
This region of Hymenobacter sp. YIM 151500-1 genomic DNA includes:
- a CDS encoding YbjQ family protein, producing the protein MPVCPNCESELKDSFFGSNYPLNDHAKEFIHTFTNSKAEGYCEKCGKPLIEQGRNAAKAKHQQLSATLNQNIHHVPLLSLQAPTNWKFYPLGMVTGQSVTGTGVFSEFASSWTDFFGAQSKAYNQKIAGGESICQTQLRLKCIELGGNAILGTDIDYAEVGGQKGMLMVCMSGTAVMLENTDVMGPETIDALNLLTETAKNRRAIRRFSGIIDNDLNVKLTRELGIS